The DNA sequence TATTCTGCAGAGAGGAAACTAAGAGCCCTCCTCTCACAAAGTCCAGGAGtccaggcctccagcccctcctctctcagacccaggactccaggtccccagcccctcctctctcagacccaggactccaggtccccagcccctcctctctcagacccaggactCCAGGTCCCCAGCACCCTCCTTCAGACCTGGGCTGTTTGGTACCcagaccacttttttttttttttttgtctcagacCCAGGAGTTCAAACCCCAAGGTCACTCATATCTCAGACCCTGGGTCCTGGATCCCAATAACCTTCTCTCCCAAACACCGAATTCTGAACTTCCATCCTTTCTTTCTCAGACACAAAACTGTGGACCCTCCAGTCCCTTCCTAATGCAAACCCAAGAGTCAAAGCCCACAGGCCTCTCCTCACTCAACCCAGGACACTGGTCCCCAAGACACTCCTCTCTCAGACAAGAAGTTCTGGCCCCGATCCCACACATCCCTCAGACCCAAGAGTTCAAGCCTCCAGACCCGTCTTCCCTCAGACACAAGAGTCCTGTACCCTGGACTCATCCTCTCTCTTCATCAGTGACAATTTAGAAAATATCTGGGTTTTGGGACACCTGTGTGCCTCGCCATCaaggccaagggtgaacctgagtgggggcggtgaaggattgagaaaagacagacaagagaatgaaagctgggtcacggtgggacgctgtcctctctgatgtagagctagcgacagcgccacggactacaagctgtgtctttattttatagccagatgccacgaggcaaagtaagggcgtggaaaagatgtttacaacattttcgtgggtttcgatcctactcattacatgcacctgatcaagctttgtttacttgaaacctatatcacTCAGGCCCATGGGGCCACGTGTTTGGACTGTAGGTTTAAGctttacaactacagctgttggctatcattgtgctgggagggccctgtcCTCCAAGGCGGggcttgcacgtggccatgagaggactgtgccctctcattactCCGAGGCTTGAATCTGTCCAAACAATGTAGCCGCTCTCCATACACCTGTCTTCATGAAACTCCATCCACATCCCTTCTCTCCAGTATGCCACCCCAAATCAATATTGaatctcaaaaaattttaaaaataacaaaacatggCTGTTGCACTTACTCCTACCTTCTCTTCACTCAGACCCACCACATGCCTCTCAGCTCCTTTACAGGAGTGAGCAGGTGGAATTCTTTGCAAGGAGATGGTCCtcttgttgaaattttaaaaaataaagcagggaacaACCTAGGATTGGATACAAAGAGCAATGGAGAGATACATGTTTCTTTTACAGGCGATGCAGGATGGGTAATGTCTCACATAAATCGTTTACCAGGTTCTTCTGGTAAAAGATAACCATCAGGAGTGATGGGGTCCTCTCCTCTCAGTACCAGGGTGTTTGTCCCTGCAGCTCCGGAGAGAAGATCATCTGACGTTTAAAGTTGTTCTTgccgatctcgtctgatctcggaagctaagcagggtcgggcctggttagtacttggatgggagacctCCTGGGAATACCGGGTGCtgtaggctttaaaaaaaataaaataaaaaataaagttgttcttgccctaactggtttggctcagtggattgagcgtcgtcctgcagactcaagggtcccgggttcgattcaggtcaagggcatgtactttggttgctggcatatccccagtgggggttgtgcaggaggcagctgattgatgtttctctctcatggatgtttctagctctctacctctcccttcctctctgtaaaaaatcaataaaatatattaaagttgtTCTTATTCCAGATGCACAAAACCAATGAACAGGTCTCACTCAAGGTAAGATTAACTGACCAATCATATAGGCATTTCTGTTCTccgttcctcctcctcctcctcctcctcctcctcctcctcctcctcctcctcctcctcctcctcctccttcttcttcttcttcttcttcttcttcttcttcttcttcttcttcttcttcttcttctctctctctctctctctctctctctctctctctctctctctctctctgaatgggGAAAACCAAGGGCTGGAACATGTAGAGTAACACACCACTGTATcagtgggagcaggaggcagggtgagATTTCAAAATCAGTTACATTttcctttcccacctccctctgtgtaggtctcctctccccacccttggCTCCTCAGAGGTCCCCACCCGAATTTTTCAGGTTGTAGAGGTGCACGGGCACAGAAaggggaatggaaggaaggaggcacCCATGACTCCATCCACAGGCAGTTGGGTACACGctctttattctgtgaatgtttCATTTTACACCGTGAGGATCACACATGTCTacgtgtttttttcttttttcttcccatttaacATCAGAGAGCATACACATTCCGATATGACACCACCAGTTCTGCATAATTATTATCCTGAACAGCTTTATTAGTCTCCTGACCTACATTTCTTTGTTGTTGACATAaaccaggagtcctcaaactatggcccgcaggccacctgcgggtgtttttgccattttgtttttttacttcaaaataagatatgtacagtgtgcataggaatttgttcatagtttttttttaaactatagtccggctctccaactgtctgagggacagtgaactggccccgtttaaaaagtttgaggacccctgaaaaCCATTGAATAATTTGGGACACGTTCAGCGCTTCCACTGCTTTGCTATGACAAAGAGTGTTGTGATGAATTCAAACCTTGCCCACATTTCGGATTTACCAGAATTTTTAGGTCAAAAGTGATGAATGAGAATCTGGATTCACCTTGCCTCACCTTCTGTCATAAAAACCGTAGCCCTTTAGAGTTCTACTGGAGAACACTTGGGTCTCCTGCATATTCACCAGCAGgagaagtttttttgtgtgttttatgttTAGCTCATAGGTTtttgcaaattttaaatttttattagaatgttGTTGACATTTTCATATGACTTTGAAAAAAATGATCAAGTCAAGTGTGGCTGCAAGTCATGGATGTCTTTATTTCTGGGAAGTTCCAGTTCAGGGCATAGGGATGGAGGATGAAAGCATGGAGAGATTAGGAATTGTTTTTCATGGTATCAGATATCCATTTGCGGTACATGCATATGCGGGTGTATATCACTGGCTCTAAGGGTGGTGTACAAGGGTAAAATCCGCTGGACACCAGGCCTTGCAGGGAACCTTCGCAAATCAGCGGGCTCCCGGAGTCGCCctgcagaggagagagcagattaGCTTTGATTTCAAAATAAGCAGCAATGAGGTCCCACAGACCCCATGCTTATCAAGCCTTGATCCTGCCAGAACACAGCCTTGCACCCTGGCCAATGGGAAGAGATTCATTGTCTCTGCGGACCAATGGCAGAGCAGGAATGAATGCTATCAAGGAGAGGACCAGCCAGGCTTTCGGAAGACATTGGCTTGAGCCCTAGTCAAtcacagggagggaggcggggcttcGGGGGTGTCAGAGCCCCATTTATTTGTCAAGCCCCTGGGAGAGGAAGCATTACCTCCAGGGAATCCAATACATTTCCTTACTCAGGGATGGGGGACAGGGTAGTCCTGGaaagcagggagggggggggcagggaaacCAATGCCCTAATTTACAGGATCtactgcaaaataaaaataaaagtaccgACCACCAGGTTCAAATATATGAAGTTTAAGAAAAGCAAATGCATTGAACCAAATGCCGGGCTGTGGCCAGTTTGCGACTCTGTGTCCCCGCAAAGTTTGCAGAATTATGAATCAGGCCCTCAGTGGGGGACAAGGAGGAACCCCCCATTTTTAGGACATTCAACTCTGTTCCATCACTTCTCTTCCTAACACACACCATTTCACCACCCCTGAAAGCTGAGAGTGCACATGTGAGCAAAGATAGTGGGCGTACAAATAGACAaaggatgaaagagaaagagagaaggaaggagagaagagaaagggaaggatgaaggagacagagaagcagaatGCTGGGGGTAGGGAATGAGGcagagatggagaaaaaaaaatgacagaggcaggagagagaggaagcgagggagggaggaaaagagagagagagagagagagagagagagagagagagagagagagagagagagaacacagagaGAACACAGAGGAAACCAGGAAATGAAATGAGGTGGGAGGacctagccagattggctcagtggatagagcctaggcctgcagactgaagggtcccaggttcaatttcggccaagggcacctgcctgggttgtgggctcaatccccagtaggggggcgtgcaggatgcagcaaatcaataaatctgtcccatcattgatgtttctatctttctctccctcccccttcttctctacaatcaataaaaatattaaatatacaaagaaatgaGGTGTGAGGAGAGATGAGGGGAGACGGttctgagagacagagaggagggtaCAGAGATGAGGAAGGGGGGACAAAGAGGAGGGGCTCATCCTTTCTTCAGAATTAGAACCAGATACACAGATACAAGCCCAGGACATTAGCCTCAGGCATAGGCCAGTGATTGCAACGAACATTttaaggcatattttaaaaatcaaatttaatatgaaaaatatccaTGAGGAACCTGGTATTccagttttctgtgtgtgtgtgtgtgtgtgtgtgtgtgtgtgtgtgtgtgtgtgtgtgtgtgtttgattttttctttgtttcagagaggaagggagaggagagagagagatagaaacgtcaatgagagagaatcattgattagctgcctcctgcacgcctcctggggatggagcctgcatcctgggcatgtgcccttgactggaattcaacctcggacccttcagtccgcaggcttatgctcaatccactgagccaaaccagctagtgtgGTATTCCAGTTTCAGATAAAGACTGGGTCATTACAGTGCTGTTCTGAACCACACAGAAGCCCGAAGCAAACGGTAAATCCAGCCCATTCTGGTTGCTTTTTGTTGAAAATTCTGATGTTTTGCTCATCATGGATTAGGTTGTAAATATTTCATTGGAATATGATCGATCTATCCTGGTCACTGAGCTTTTGGTGTGCCCTTAAAGCTTGTGCTTGTAGCCCATGCCTCACTGCCCTGCCCCATAGTCCCAGCCCCATTTCCCACCCCCAGTTTCTATCCTTCAGTTTTGTGCCCACCCCCAAGGCCACGCAGGCCCCCATCGGGTCCCACCATGACCTGGGCAGAGAACTTAGGAGAGAGAGCCAGGAAAGTGGGACTGGTAAGGTGTGAGGGAAGGCTCAGCACCAGGGTCAGGCCCTGGGACAGTAGATGGAGGGGGAGACAGGCCTGGGGCTGAGAGGAAGCAGGACCCAGGgcagatgggggaggaggagggactcacgctgcaggaggaggagagtcCGTCGTTGGCAGAAGCACAGATCATGTACTTTTTCAACATGGTAGGAAAAAACACCTTGCATTGCTTGTTGGAGATGATGTAGACATTCAAGCACATGAGCTCTGATGGATTTGTTGCATCtggagaagttggggggggggaggagtcagAGGCTTGGTCCGGTGGACCTGTGGGTGCTGACGTAAAAACAATGGGGACCCTGGACAAGGAAGTAGGAGAAGCCGGGTGACCCAATACGATGGTTATGAAAAGGGCCCTATTTCGTGGACTCCCGAGTCGTTGGAAGGAAGGGACTTGTGTCTGAACTCCTGGGTTTGAACGTACTGCGCAGAGTGGCCCCCTTATACACCTGCTCCACTCCATTCTCAGGGTCTTGGAGTTCAGGCTAAACCAGCTCTGGGGTTACCTTACCTGCATTTGCTGTTATCTGGAACACCGGAGGCAGCTAAAGCCATATGCCCGCACTCTACCTCCACCCTCATTCCTGAGGCCAGGTCAGCGGGTTGGCCCCAGCAGGTTCTAGCTCCACCATCCCTAGTGGCAGCTCTACCAATGGAAGGAAGAGGAGCTGGCATTGAGGGACACCTCCTGGGTAGAGGGGGCTGGGGACCAGGTCTCCTTTGTCTGAGGGAGAAGGCATCTGAAGGCCAAGACCCCTGGATCTGAGGGAGGAAGCGGCTGAGGGCCTGGACACTTGGCTCTGCGTGAGGTGGTGACTGGGATTCTAAACTCCTGGGTCTGTGGGATGGAGGCCTGGGATCCAAGGATTATGGAACTGGGGGAGGTATGTCTAAAGGTCAGGCTTTCTGGGGCTGACAGCGCAGGGCCTGGTGGTCTGGCTTCCTGGGTCTGAGAACGCAGGTGTTGGGGGGTCTGGAACCTTGCGTCTGTCTCCTGTATCTGCGGCCTGAGGAAGAAGAGAGCTGGGACCTTGGTGACTGGTTTTACAGACGCAACCTCACTTGCATCCATGGTTGTCTTGCCCCAGCCAGAGACAGTACAGCTTGTCCCAGGGTCTTTGCAGCTGGACGGTAGGTTGATTGTCTTTATCTTGTACGAGAGCCTGGCCTCTCTGCACAGCTTCACAAGCATGATGTCATGATCATCGGTGACGTTGTTATACTGGGGGTGGACGAATGACTTTGTAGCCCTTATCTTGCAGGCACACCCACCAGCCAGACGATCACTGCCCATTTGCACAAtataatcacttaaaaaaaaaaaagcaacattcaGAGGGAGACACTGTTATTGAGAGAGGGGTACAAAGACCCACAGTAGGGACAGAagctgagacagagagagagagagagagagagagagagagagagagagagagagagaaaggacccACAGAGAGTCATGGAGTCGAGGTGGCTCCCCTGTCCCATACCTCTGGTGGCAGTGGGCGACGGTGAGAACCCACCACTTGTTGATCAGCACACCTGAACACTGCAAGGTATTGTTGTGATACAGGGCCACCTGCCAGGGATGGGTGCCTCTTGGACATACAACTCCATTAATAATCCTTTCCCCGTTGCCTTGTGCTGGATGGAGACATGGAGAAAGCATGGGTAGCAGGCATCAGGGGAGGGCTGAGTCCACAGTAGATGAATTCCCAGAGACAGTGATGGagaaagacacacagacagagaggCGTGGAGAAGGGCAGAGGCAGGCACGGAGCACAGGGCAGAGACAGCTGCAgacggagatggagagagatggagggagccTATTCAAAAACCCAGGGCAGCAGCTGGTCTGGAGGCCACCCCAGCATCTGATGAGAGAGACACGGAGGGCGGGAAGCAGCCTGGAGGGCACCCAGAGCCCAGGAgtcaggagggagcaggaaggaaggggccaCAGCCCAGGGGTCGAGTCTCCATGGGAGGAGGCTGCTGCAGGTGAGGGTTCTGACTCaggggctccttggagaaagaGGGCGctggagaggggaggtggggagactgTGAGGCCCAGGGGTAAGGTCAGGACTGCCATGCTGGTCCTTACCCTCTTGTCCAGCAGATCCCGGTGCTAAGGacagcagtaggagcagcaggGTTGGGAGAAGGGGACCTGCCATGTGTCCTGTGTgagcctctgtggctgccacagAGGAAGGGCCTCTTCTGCTGGGGCTGGAAAGACAGAGAGTTCAGGGGCAGGACTCCTGGTCTCCAGGTCCCTTCTCTtcactcagacccaggagccccagtctgcattcccctcCTCCATCAGACCCAGGAGCGCAAGGCTTCACctacctcctccctcagactcagAAGTCCAGGCCAGAGACACCCTTCCATGCAGATGCACCTAGGGATTggacttcctctccctccccatttaTAATCGAAAGCCTTTCTGTTCTTCCCCATTTATAATTCTATGTCCCAAGTTCCTTTTAGGTAAAAGACCCAAAACCCGAAccttccagcccctccttttcACAACCTGATTTTGGCCGTctactgccctgccctcaagaGCAAGAGTCGGCTGTCCATGCAGACACACCTGCCCCAACCCAAATCGAATTTCTTCTCACCTGCAGTGGGTCTGATCTGGTGTGGTCTTCAGACTGGGTTGAACTTCAACTGTGTCCAGCCGTGTGCAGAGTGGCCCTCTTATAGCACACCAGCCCCACTCCAATTCTCAGGGTCCCGGAGTTTAGGCGAACCCAGCTCTGGGGTTACCTTACCTGCATTTGCTCTTATCTGGAACCTCAGAGGCAGCATAAGCCACATGCCCGCACTCTACCTCTACCCTCATTCCTGAGGCCAGGTCAGGGGCTTGGCACTAGAACGTTCCAGCTCCACCATCCCTGGTGGCAGCTATGAACGGTGTGACCTTGTACTGGCGCTGAGGGGCAGGACCAGGAGTCAAGGACCTACCCGCATGGCTCAGGATGGACTGTGCCCTGGGTCCTCCACTGTGGCCAATTTTCTTGCCCTCTGCCCCTCTTGAGGGTGGCCTGGAACTTACACCGTAACTCTGAGCAGCTTGTGGGAACTTGTCAGGCTGAATGCCAGACGTGTCTTTGGGCCTGAACCCGACCCTAATATTGGGCTATGAATCTAAAGAGAAGGCTTTACTCACTCTACCTACTAAATATGTACTGTTTTTCACTTATTATACTTTGACTTCTATACATAGTATGTATAGCTAACAAAAATGTCTGAACATTATCTAATGGgacattttatttacttgataAAATGTCtagaacagccctagctggttttgctcagtggatagagcgttggcctgcagaccaaagtgtcccgagtttgattctggtctagggcatgtaccttggttgcaggctcctccccggccctgcccctgatccgCTCAtggaagaggcaaccaatcgatgtgtctctctcacatccttgtttctctctgtctttccctctctctttactctccctaaaaatccatggaaaaatatcctcagttgagaatTAACTAAtagacaaaattttttttttaattttaagaatgaattttaaaagtcttgGACAATTGTTTCTCTTAGAATGCTTACTCCTTCCTTTATTCTATTGTATAATGTTCTACACTATAGCTTTTTTTTTGACTTAGTGACTCTTCCACATTGAAGTGCCATTAAATCGCTTTCATTATAATGAGGGTGGCAtgaatttctttgtattttaatctTTGTTCATTGTATTCATTCATGAAGTATCTACTGAGCATTTACTCTGATCCAGAATCGGTTCTGGCCTCTGAGGGCACAGTATCCACAAAACAGCAAAATTCCATCATAAAGCCCCTCATTCCAGTGGGTGGAGACCTTGAGTAAAGAGGCAGAACTTCACATTTCTGGTATTTTTATGTGGCAGGAAGTGCTATGGAGAACAATAAGACCAGAGGAGGACTAGGGAATTATTTGTTCCCTTTGATCTCAGAACCCCTGCAGTTTAATATTGGGAAAGGGGGTTGGAAAGACCCCAGGTGAAGAGGACATTTGGATACAATCTTATAGCAGGTGGTAGATGCATTCATGTAGCTACTTCTTGGGATCAGTGAGTCCTAGGCAGAGTGACGGGCAGGTGAGAAGAGGAGGGGGATCTAGAATGTTCTAGCAAGGAAGCCTTTTTTATTGGAGCTGAATGAATCAGAGGGAGAAGGGTGGGCGATGGTTTCAGAGACCTCACAGGATTTGGAAGACACAGGGATTGAGGACCGAGATAGGACTTTGGCATTTGCATTGAGTAACACAGGAACCATTGTCAGATGACTACTAGACAGCTGATTCCTAATCGTGAAATTGACCCTCACTTCTAACTCAGACACCAAAATATGTTTCATGCCTTAGTGTGAGTCCACTTGTTATCTCAATTCAGATCTTTAATCCAATTCTGTCTTAGTCCCACAAGTTGACCATCATGGACATTGTTGTTGCCTACCCAACATGCACTCCTTCTGCCATTTGTCAGAACCTTGATTTAGTTTGGAGACTTGCTATGCTCATTGTGACTGCAACTGAGCTTTACTGCACCAAGCACGGGGGCCCATTTCTGCTGCCCAGGGACTGGTTTATAAATAAACATGTGATACAATGTTGACCAATGAGGAGTGAGGGGAAGCCAACTGGGCTACTTCAGGGAACTGctctcttctttccaaagtgagaCAAGAGAAGAGTTCACCTTGACTCTGTTAGTGTCCCTTCTGGGTGTAAATTCTGGAAGTGAGGCAGCCCTCCTGGAACTGGGGAGGGAAGTGGAAGGGGATAGGGCCATAGCTCTGTGGATGGACAAATGGAGAGAAAGTGATGGTGATAGTCAGTGTCTTTAATGAGGTTGCTGAGCTGGTGAATTAATGCTCAGTGGAGTCCCTTCATCTCCTGTCATCTGCGGGTTTCCTTTCTGGTTTAAagtttctgtgttgttgttgctCCCATTGCCAAAGTCTTTTTTCGTAAGACCTTGACGTCATGTTCAGAATTCATTGCAAGTCTGGAATTTGATCCCAAACCATCAATTCCAAATCTAATTCTAAGCTGAATCTCCATGTGGAATCCAAATTAACCAACAAACCTTACCCTATCTCTAGTGGCAGCTCTTGTTACCATCCCCGATATTTCATTATAGCACTTAACTCtatatcatgttttgttttatgtgcatttgtttattgtctatttCTCCCACATAGCATGCGACTGCATAAAGATAGGGACTCATACAGTACAGCACTTGGAGTCTGTCAGATCCTCATAAGTAAATGTCAAATTAATGGCTGAAAGTGAATTTACCTTTCTTTTTAGCCTGTGAGCTATAGAATTGAGGGGAAAAACATTTATCTGGCAACTTTATATGCCAGAAGTTATATTATATGCtcacatctcatttaatcttcacaacagcttttggaaggggggtggggctggatacagtgaactttattttttaaaatatatttttattga is a window from the Eptesicus fuscus isolate TK198812 chromosome 21, DD_ASM_mEF_20220401, whole genome shotgun sequence genome containing:
- the LOC129147787 gene encoding kallikrein-7-like, with the translated sequence MAGPLLPTLLLLLLSLAPGSAGQEAQGNGERIINGVVCPRGTHPWQVALYHNNTLQCSGVLINKWWVLTVAHCHQSDYIVQMGSDRLAGGCACKIRATKSFVHPQYNNVTDDHDIMLVKLCREARLSYKIKTINLPSSCKDPGTSCTVSGWGTPTSPDATNPSELMCLNVYIISNKQCKVFFPTMLKKYMICASANDGLSSSCSGDSGSPLICEGSLQGLVSSGFYPCTPPLEPVIYTRICMYRKWISDTMKNNS